A window of Gambusia affinis linkage group LG03, SWU_Gaff_1.0, whole genome shotgun sequence contains these coding sequences:
- the ptgs1 gene encoding prostaglandin G/H synthase 1 isoform X3, whose translation MTSSSGAAESSAVNPCCYYPCQNRGVCVRFGTENYSCDCTRTGFHGKNCTTPEFWTRIYLMLKPGPGAVHFLLTHFQWFWTIVNNSFLRDTFMRIVLTVRNELIPSPPTYNTKYGYISWESYYNLSYYTRLLPPIPKDCPLPMGTKGKPDLPDPKEFCEKYFKRREFRPDPQGTNLMFAFMAQHFTHQFFKKSHKATAGFTKALGHGVDASNIYGEELERQHQLRLHKDGKLKYQLINGEMYPPTVSEVPVDMVYPEGVAAGQRLAIGQEVFGLVPGLTMYATIWLREHNRVCDILKGEHPTWDDEQLYQTTRLIIIGEIINIIIEEYVQHLSGYHLKLKYDPSLLFGVRFQYTNRIALEFSHLYHWHPLMPDSFLIDGEEIPYSQFLYNTSILMHYGVEKLVDAFSRQSAGQIGGGRNIHQAVLRVPEILIRDSRAARLQPFNQYRKRFNLKPYSSFYELTGDEETARGLEELYGDIDALEFYPGLMMEKTRPNSIFGESMVEMGAPFSLKGLLGNPINSPEYWKPSTFGGETGFNIIKTSTLKKLVCLNTKWCPYVDFHVPRNEAEAKPRNPSTEL comes from the exons tgaatcCCTGTTGCTACTACCCTTGTCAGaacagaggtgtgtgtgtgagattcGGTACAGAAAACTACAGCTGTGACTGCACCCGAACCGGCTTCCATGGAAAAAACTGCACCACTC CGGAGTTCTGGACCAGAATATATCTGATGCTGAAGCCCGGTCCTGGAGCGGTTCATTTCCTTCTGACCCATTTCCAGTGGTTCTGGACCATTGTCAACAACTCTTTCCTGCGAGATACCTTCATGAGAATCGTGCTTACTG TCAGAAATGAACTTATTCCCAGTCCACCAACCTACAACACAAAGTACGGGTACATCAGCTGGGAGTCATACTACAACCTCTCTTACTACACCCGCCTCCTCCCTCCCATACCCAAAGATTGCCCTCTGCCAATGGGAACCAAAG GTAAACCCGATCTTCCTGACCCCAAAGAGTtttgtgagaaatattttaaaaggcgGGAATTCAGGCCAGATCCTCAGGGGACCAATCTGATGTTTGCTTTTATGGCTCAACACTTCACTCACCAGTTCTTCAAGAAAAGTCACAAAGCTACCGCAGGATTCACAAAGGCTTTGGGACATGGG GTAGATGCAAGCAACATATACGGAGAAGAACTTGAAAGGCAGCATCAGCTTCGGCTTCATAAAGATGGAAAGCTAAAATATCAG CTGATCAATGGGGAGATGTACCCTCCCACGGTGTCTGAGGTCCCAGTGGACATGGTGTACCCTGAAGGTGTCGCCGCTGGGCAGCGGCTCGCCATCGGACAGGAAGTGTTCGGGCTTGTCCCAGGCCTCACCATGTACGCCACCATCTGGCTGAGGGAGCACAACCGGGTGTGTGACATCCTGAAAGGCGAACATCCAACCTGGGATGACGAGCAGCTGTACCAGACCACCAGACTTATCATTATTG GTGAGATCATCAACATTATAATAGAGGAGTACGTGCAGCACCTGAGCGGCTACCACCTGAAGCTGAAGTACGACCCCTCCCTGCTCTTTGGAGTGCGCTTCCAGTACACTAACCGCATCGCCCTGGAGTTCTCCCACCTCTATCACTGGCACCCACTCATGCCGGACAGCTTCCTCATCGACGGAGAAGAAATCCCGTACTCCCAGTTTTTGTACAACACCTCCATCCTGATGCATTACGGCGTGGAGAAGCTGGTGGACGCTTTCTCTCGGCAGTCTGCAGGACAG ATAGGAGGCGGTCGCAACATTCACCAAGCGGTGCTCCGAGTCCCAGAAATATTGATCAGAGATTCCAGAGCTGCACGCCTGCAACCTTTCAATCAATACCGAAAAAGGTTCAACTTGAAGCCGTACTCATCCTTTTATGAATTAACTG GTGATGAAGAAACAGCTCGAGGTTTAGAAGAGCTTTACGGTGACATTGACGCACTGGAGTTTTATCCCGGCCTCATGATGGAGAAAACTCGCCCCAACTCCATATTCGGAGAGAGCATGGTGGAGATGGGAGCCCCTTTCTCCCTGAAAGGCCTGCTTGGGAATCCCATCAACTCTCCAGAGTACTGGAAGCCCAGCACCTTCGGAGGCGAGACGGGTTTCAACATCATCAAAACGTCGACTCTGAAGAAACTGGTCTGTCTGAACACCAAGTGGTGCCCGTACGTGGACTTCCATGTCCCACGAAACGAGGCGGAGGCAAAGCCGAGGAACCCGTCCACCgaactttaa